The window CCGATAGCGGGTCAGGGGAGGGGGTGTTTTTATGCCCAGAAGGCGGTAGACCAGGGTTAACAGGGCTGCTGCGGTGTGCCCCAGCCAGGCTGGGATACTGGTTTTAGGCCGGGTGAGTCCGGCGAAGTCTGCCGCAAGCTCGGAGTAGGCGCGCCAGGTTATGGTTTCTCCGCTGGTTATGTTGTAGATCTGCCCGGAAATTCGGTTTCGGGCGTCCTGATCGCTTCCCAGATAGATGGCGACCATCCGGGCGTAGGCCTGTACCAGGTCGTCAATGTACACCGGGCAGGTGAGGCTCCGGCCGCGGTCGATGTAGCCGTAGATTCCCCGCCTCATGGCTCCCAGGATGTTGTAGAGAGTGGTGGTATCTCCGGGGCCATAGACGTTCCCCGGCCGTATGATGGACCGGGGTACCGTGCCCGGATGGCCGAGGACGAGGGACTCAGCCCGGAGTTTTGATCGCTGATAGTGGCTGACCGGGGCTGTGTAGGGGCCGTCCTCCCGGGTATTCACATGGTCCCGGCCAAACCCGTGAACAGAAATACTGGATGTGTATAAAAAAAAGCACATGGATTGGGCTTCGGCTTGTTCTAGGAGGTGGAGGGCGCTGGATACATTGGCTGCTTCGAAGGCGTCAGGTTTTCCCCAGTCCAGGGCGAGGCCAGCCACGTGAATGATGCCTTCGACCCGCCAATCCGGGCTGCTCAGGAGGTCCCGTACCTCCGAGGGGCTGGTGAGGTTGGTTTTAAGGGATTT of the Spirochaeta lutea genome contains:
- a CDS encoding NAD-dependent epimerase/dehydratase family protein, with the translated sequence MATLLVTGVSGFIGSSIAQALIRAGHRVLGTYNRNPPRLPESPAFKSLKTNLTSPSEVRDLLSSPDWRVEGIIHVAGLALDWGKPDAFEAANVSSALHLLEQAEAQSMCFFLYTSSISVHGFGRDHVNTREDGPYTAPVSHYQRSKLRAESLVLGHPGTVPRSIIRPGNVYGPGDTTTLYNILGAMRRGIYGYIDRGRSLTCPVYIDDLVQAYARMVAIYLGSDQDARNRISGQIYNITSGETITWRAYSELAADFAGLTRPKTSIPAWLGHTAAALLTLVYRLLGIKTPPPLTRYRVQQAGHHYHFSMDKARSDLGYQPQTPCAQGLEFSCQAWKKDQAAG